In Vicia villosa cultivar HV-30 ecotype Madison, WI unplaced genomic scaffold, Vvil1.0 ctg.001129F_1_1_2_unsc, whole genome shotgun sequence, the DNA window CCAACCCAAGAATCCACGGCAACAACATAAACCCAATCACAAACGTAACCGAACCACACAACATCAGAGCCATCGAAATTCCCAAAAGCAACGAAACGAATCCCGCCGGCGTTATCTGACTCGCCGCCATCGAACGCCTCAACGACGACACCGACGGAGGCACCGGTATGATCGGAGCTCGATCGGAATAAGATATCGGCGTCGGCGGAAACTGTAGAAGATTGAAAACCAGAGACGATAATTCGCAGATGATCTTCGATTGTTGATCTTGATTTCCTCctctcatcatttttttttttccttccgAAAATCAGAGGGAAAAAAACGGAAAATTATATAATCTGggagaaaattaaaattaaaattaaaattgaaaagctTGACGACGACGTTTTGAGGGAAAAGGGTAAAGGGTTCGTTTGGGTTACATAAGGAATGGataattggattggaaaatggtGTTTATGGAGAGATGAGGGAGGTGATTATTATAAATGAAGCTGCAAAGCATTGACAATATAGATTGAAAAAGATAGATAGGTATGGGACATCATGACCTGGCTCTTATCTTCTTTGTTATAATTATTTTCCCATTTTGGACAGATAGGTGTTTTAATTTCTCGTCATAATTGCTATATTTtcgttttatttttactttttttagttttatttatttattgatgacTTTTCTTTTTCTAGTTGAACTTTAATTTTTGGTTGGTTTGGTAAAGAAATTTCTCATCATGGATATGACTATTTTATTGCAATTTTTCGTTAGTTATTTAATAATTAGATAAAATCGAAGTTCGTACATCAGTGAAATTATAGAAATTAGCAAACTATGGAGCCGCCCGAGTTAAATCATGAACAATTTCATTAACTTGTATCCTAGTGaacttaacatgagagttcctaTACAAATCACCCAATAAACGTTTACAATCAAGAGTAATAGCACT includes these proteins:
- the LOC131633487 gene encoding uncharacterized protein LOC131633487, with protein sequence MMRGGNQDQQSKIICELSSLVFNLLQFPPTPISYSDRAPIIPVPPSVSSLRRSMAASQITPAGFVSLLLGISMALMLCGSVTFVIGFMLLPWILGLVMVFYVAGVVSAISVLGRSILCFASPRKGYPEWKLL